From the genome of Muricauda sp. SCSIO 64092, one region includes:
- a CDS encoding cyclase family protein produces MKIVDLSKPIKYNKSDPWFMKVKIKHKPHQKAGLLLRFLGLPKRLFPKGFKGWADDSIKKMGVHSTTHIDAPWHYSPTVSGERAKTIDEIPLDWCYRDGLVIDMKHKEDFDAITVQDIQSFLDREKLSLKEGMIVLIKTGRDIYNGTKDFPNKGTGMSAKATEWLIDQGIKVMGIDSWGWDLPLKYLIKKAKETNNSELFWEAHLVGQRKEYCHIEQLVNLDELPYQGFKVAVFPLNIVGASAAPARVVAIFE; encoded by the coding sequence ATGAAAATAGTAGATTTATCAAAACCAATTAAGTACAATAAATCCGACCCCTGGTTTATGAAAGTGAAAATCAAACATAAACCACATCAAAAAGCAGGTTTATTACTACGTTTCTTAGGATTGCCCAAAAGATTGTTCCCTAAAGGTTTTAAAGGTTGGGCGGATGATAGTATCAAAAAAATGGGGGTGCACTCCACCACCCATATTGATGCGCCATGGCATTATTCCCCTACCGTAAGTGGCGAACGTGCCAAGACCATTGATGAAATTCCCCTGGATTGGTGCTATCGAGATGGTCTTGTTATTGATATGAAACACAAAGAAGATTTTGATGCGATAACCGTTCAGGATATCCAAAGCTTCTTGGACCGTGAAAAATTATCCCTTAAGGAAGGAATGATCGTTTTGATCAAAACGGGCAGGGATATTTACAACGGCACCAAAGACTTTCCAAACAAAGGAACTGGAATGAGCGCAAAGGCCACTGAATGGCTCATTGATCAAGGAATTAAGGTAATGGGAATCGATTCATGGGGTTGGGACCTGCCATTGAAATATCTTATTAAAAAGGCAAAGGAAACCAACAATTCTGAGTTATTCTGGGAAGCCCACTTAGTTGGACAACGAAAAGAATATTGCCATATTGAGCAACTGGTAAATTTAGATGAACTTCCATACCAAGGCTTTAAAGTTGCCGTTTTTCCCTTAAATATTGTTGGAGCTTCGGCAGCTCCTGCCAGGGTCGTAGCCATATTTGAATAA
- a CDS encoding alpha/beta hydrolase family protein, with protein MKRTFCFLIIVLVLSKTSYGQHEKITANWKTISIHDNSLGEIEYHVHKNKMSSYKPLIVYLQGSKNFPLYWLNPNGGYSTSTTLDFASISNEYHIVLISKPNIPFVDSIQIAPSGRKYYPLNAAYREKYSLDWRTNAADKVINDALKKLDVDSSTVIVWGHSEGSQVAPAVATNNKNITHVISMMGNSLNHLYDFILQERVAALNGQISNEKAQSNIDSLYAEYEKIYKDPESTTKEWFGETYYKWSSFTLSSPIENMLKLDIPILYVAGGADYQSILNMDYAKLEFLRKGKDNLTYKVFPNCDHFFMETRTDESGKKEWIDHLDEVNDFALKWVTKN; from the coding sequence ATGAAAAGAACCTTTTGTTTTCTGATCATCGTTTTAGTGCTCTCAAAAACCAGCTACGGGCAACATGAAAAAATCACTGCGAATTGGAAAACCATAAGTATCCATGACAATAGTTTAGGTGAAATTGAATACCATGTCCACAAAAATAAAATGAGCTCCTATAAGCCTTTGATTGTTTATCTACAGGGTTCCAAAAACTTTCCTTTGTATTGGCTAAACCCCAATGGAGGCTATTCCACCAGTACCACCCTTGATTTTGCATCCATAAGCAATGAGTATCATATTGTTCTTATCAGCAAACCCAACATCCCTTTTGTGGACAGTATCCAAATAGCCCCATCGGGCAGGAAATATTATCCTTTGAATGCAGCGTATCGTGAGAAATATAGTTTGGATTGGAGAACAAATGCTGCTGACAAGGTCATCAATGACGCCTTAAAAAAACTGGATGTAGATAGCTCCACGGTGATTGTTTGGGGACATTCAGAAGGTTCGCAAGTGGCACCCGCAGTAGCAACAAACAACAAAAACATTACCCATGTCATCTCCATGATGGGCAATTCGCTTAATCATCTGTATGACTTTATACTTCAGGAAAGGGTTGCTGCATTAAATGGTCAAATATCAAATGAAAAGGCACAGTCGAACATCGATTCTTTGTATGCCGAATATGAAAAAATATACAAAGACCCGGAATCCACCACAAAAGAATGGTTTGGGGAAACCTATTACAAGTGGAGTAGTTTCACCTTAAGTTCACCTATAGAAAACATGCTGAAGCTCGACATTCCCATTCTTTATGTCGCTGGAGGAGCCGACTACCAGAGTATCTTGAATATGGATTATGCGAAACTCGAGTTCCTGAGGAAAGGAAAGGACAATCTGACCTATAAAGTATTTCCAAACTGTGATCATTTTTTTATGGAGACCAGGACTGACGAATCGGGCAAAAAAGAATGGATCGACCATTTGGATGAAGTCAATGACTTTGCTTTGAAATGGGTAACCAAAAATTGA
- a CDS encoding DUF2784 domain-containing protein, with product MEDLSHGTLVFLDYFFLVFHSAYTLFSIFGWIWRKTRVVHLLTSLLTLFSWLLMGIWYGLGYCFLTDWHWDVRTALGKPPDSSSYVHFLIRETTGLDFPAPFVDTGVVVVFAVCFLLSITLNLRDYKRRKRSC from the coding sequence ATGGAAGATTTAAGCCATGGCACCCTAGTCTTTCTGGACTATTTCTTTTTGGTATTCCATTCCGCCTATACCCTTTTTAGCATTTTTGGATGGATTTGGCGAAAAACAAGGGTTGTACACCTGCTTACTTCCCTGCTTACCCTGTTTTCATGGTTACTTATGGGAATCTGGTATGGTCTTGGGTATTGCTTTTTGACCGACTGGCATTGGGATGTCCGTACCGCGCTAGGAAAACCTCCGGATTCCAGTTCTTATGTACATTTTCTGATCCGGGAAACCACAGGCCTTGATTTTCCCGCGCCATTCGTTGATACGGGAGTTGTTGTGGTATTTGCGGTTTGTTTTCTTCTTTCCATAACACTAAATTTAAGGGATTATAAGAGAAGAAAGCGTAGCTGTTAG